One Triticum dicoccoides isolate Atlit2015 ecotype Zavitan chromosome 4B, WEW_v2.0, whole genome shotgun sequence genomic window carries:
- the LOC119292284 gene encoding uncharacterized protein LOC119292284 isoform X3, with protein sequence MPSSPSRPPAAEEVSDDEMSDGEVPPRQSAASLVRGAANRAAPGSAGEEEEEIYDDDDDESSDYDNSYDDDDESDESGSYYEDGEEEEEEGARGDRASGRAEEEEAAPAGVGGGAEAEGSPRAAATCCICMDSWASYGAHRICCIPCGHVYGRSCLERWLRRGGNTSAKCPQCSERFKHRHIINLYSSSVHLWNDCCLKEAGRGHGAEGSWSTAGSGCRGHSFYLLHTGPSYRPEPEPAHEHDHDRPTWSTHARRLWRGAQDLQPSRTTTLA encoded by the exons ATGCCGTCCTCGCCGTCGCGGCCGCCGGCGGCGGAGGAGGTCTCCGACGATGAGATGTCCGACGGAGAGGTACCGCCTCGCCAGTCCGCGGCGTCCTTAGTCAGGGGAGCGGCGAACCGCGCCGCGCCGGGCTCggccggcgaagaggaagaggagatttacgacgacgacgacgacgagagcTCCGATTACGACAACTcctacgacgacgacgacgaatccgatGAGAGCGGCTCGTACtacgaagacggcgaggaggaggaggaggagggcgcccGCGGGGACAGGGCCTCCGggcgcgcggaggaggaggaggctgcgccggccggcgtgggcggcggcgcggaggcggaggGGAGTCCCCGGGCGGCGGCCACCTGCTGCATCTGCATGGATTCCTGGGCCTCCTACGGCGCTCACCGCATCTG CTGCATTCCCTGTGGACATGTCTACGGCAGATCCTGCTTGGAGAGGTGGCTGCGCCGCGGCGGCAACACGAGCGCCAAG TGCCCTCAGTGCAGTGAAAGGTTCAAGCACAGGCACATCATCAATCTCTACTCGTCGTCGGTGCATCTCTGGAACGATTGCTGCCTCAAAGAG GCTGGTCGTGGGCATGGGGCCGAAGGCTCATGGTCGACAGCCGGTTCTGGATGCCGTGGTCACTCCTTCTATCTCCTACACACAGGTCCAAGCTAccgacccgagcctgagccagcgcatGAGCACGACCATGACAG gcctacatggagtacacacgccaggagactATGGCGTGGAGCGCAAGATTTGCAGCCGTCGAGGACCACAACACTCGCATGA
- the LOC119292283 gene encoding disease resistance protein RGA2-like, with product MVTPAEAVGGMLASAVIKVVIGQISSSITGEIKLHKNMREDLENMKMTLESVEAVLSDAETRSIKHEPTRLWLNRLKHAANDIADMLEDFEDDTDLNLWAATMKKIRMPRKMKKVQKRLEKIKDDHNNYGFLTETHRKEQPVTDIRETAGSMVEEEIIGRDAEILEIMACLSGSTTQGTTIIPIWGIAGIGKTTLARWVFNDSQFKEYSRVWVYVSQIFDLKKIGNTIISQLSQQSPISDLHGVHTRLRELFTGKKILIILDDLWENDLFKLKELKDMLKLGEGSKVMVVVTTREESIAKETGTIAPSQLPPLTDEICWDIIKQKCNFEARPDRERLEPIGKEIATKCGDVALAAQSLGHMLKCRPYEEWDAIKANHIWELSTSEDTLNTQEVLASLLLSYNLMPPRLKLCFAYCAIFQKGHNMIKDDLIHQWIALGFIKPSRMFSTWQCGQSYVRQLLQMSFLQYSKTDTGTLERKDATRFTMHDLVHDLARSVTAEEFDLEGPNCRYACRTDCEKPLKPSPTSPAKLRALHIVDHAYKETEFHHDADSPAKYIHVLDLHRGYWHELPDSIGQLKQLRYLSAPLIWGQMNPRFIGMLSKLNYLNLHHCGLSTLPESIGEMKGLMHLDLSSCKSLKELPLSFRKLTELLYLDLSNCDGLLGIPQALGGLTKLQYLDLSQCQNLGELPEVIRMLTELRYLNLSWCMHHIFDSSSTDHAASFIDCICKLPNMEQLHLSCQYQYKYPLSIPESATCLSKLALDGCYSVTRIPECVAKMDTRSLFGLLPNFLVYSDNTESNSNLALLEHTNPERLSITVLENVKFIEEAHIINLREKSSIVDLRLGWTEDGERYVEDMELLRELVPPTTLQGFEIYGYCSLRFPDWLMSIICYLPNLARIRLSDLPNCKSLPPLGQLPNLRELILSEMKSLEEWNTSSSSGEDSVNGLMFPKLEEVNIGGCPKLRVKPHLPRAASWSIHRSDNVFISWGESISYTGAPSSSSPASTKLEVTGSNLHLHQWSLLRHLPAHSDLDIYGCSDLTISPEIIQALHSIKSLKLDMSNSEEQVEWFADLTSLQHLTLWEYKKLEQLPANMRQLTQLESLKMYGCQSMTSLPEWLGELTSLRKLEILWCFAIKTLPESIQQLSNLQQLKILGNPELRKWCAEDENKAKLAHIKEMLTESDKDEATMAEPAEPQHCGCLGFMGFKEDQ from the exons ATGGTGACACCCGCCGAGGCCGTCGGGGGCATGCTCGCCTCAGCCGTCATCAAGGTGGTGATAGGCCAGATCAGTTCCAGCATCACTGGCGAGATCAAGCTGCACAAGAACATGAGGGAGGATCTGGAGAATATGAAGATGACCCTCGAGTCGGTGGAGGCCGTGCTCAGCGATGCCGAGACACGGTCTATCAAGCATGAACCGACTCGTCTGTGGCTGAACCGGCTCAAGCATGCTGCCAATGACATCGCTGACATgcttgaagattttgaagatgacACCGACCTCAACCTG TGGGCAGCTACGATGAAGAAGATTAGGATGCCACGAAAGATGAAAAAGGTGCAAAAACGCCTAGAGAAGATAAAAGACGATCATAATAATTATGGATTTCTAACAGAAACTCACAGGAAAGAGCAGCCAGTTACTGATATCCGGGAAACAGCAGGGAGTATGGTGGAAGAAGAAATCATTGGGAGGGATGCTGAAATATTGGAAATCATGGCTTGTTTATCTGGGAGCACCACTCAAGGGACCACCATCATCCCCATATGGGGCATTGCAGGCATCGGAAAGACCACCTTGGCAAGATGGGTTTTCAATGATTCCCAGTTCAAAGAATACTCTCGGGTGTGGGTCTATGTGTCCCAGATATTTGACCTCAAAAAAATTGGCAACACTATAATATCACAACTATCACAACAAAGCCCAATATCTGATTTGCATGGTGTTCATACTCGTCTCCGGGAGCTGTTTACTGGTAAGAAGATCCTGATTATTTTGGATGACCTGTGGGAGAATGATCTCTTTAAACTAAAAGAATTGAAGGATATGCTAAAACTGGGTGAGGGGAGCAAGGTGATGGTTGTGGTAACTACACGAGAAGAAAGCATTGCGAAGGAAACTGGTACCATTGCTCCAAGCCAATTACCTCCCTTAACAGATGAAATCTGCTGGGATATTATTAAACAAAAATGTAACTTTGAAGCTCGTCCTGACAGAGAGCGTTTGGAGCCGATTGGGAAGGAAATAGCAACAAAATGTGGAGATGTGGCTTTAGCTGCTCAATCGCTTGGACACATGTTGAAATGCAGGCCGTACGAAGAATGGGATGCCATTAAAGCCAATCATATCTGGGAACTGTCTACTTCTGAAGATACACTGAATACACAAGAAGTGCTTGCATCTTTGTTGTTAAGCTACAACTTGATGCCTCCACGCTTGAAGTTATGCTTTGCTTATTGTGCAATCTTTCAAAAAGGTCACAATATGATTAAAGATGATCTAATTCATCAATGGATTGCTCTTGGATTCATAAAGCCATCCCGTATGTTCTCTACCTGGCAATGCGGTCAGAGTTATGTTAGGCAGCTTCTGCAAATGTCCTTTCTTCAGTATTCTAAA ACTGACACCGGAACTCTCGAGAGAAAAGATGCTACAAGGTTCACTATGCATGACCTGGTGCATGACCTTGCAAGATCGGTCACGGCTGAAGAATTTGACTTGGAGGGCCCGAACTGCCGCTATGCATGTAGAACAGATTGTGAGAAACCATTAAAGCCATCCCCGACTTCACCTGCAAAGCTAAGGGCTCTGCATATTGTGGACCATGCCTACAAAGAAACTGAGTTCCATCATGATGCAGATTCACCAGCTAAGTACATCCATGTCTTAGATTTACACAGAGGCTATTGGCATGAGTTGCCAGATTCCATTGGTCAACTGAAGCAGTTGAGGTATCTTAGCGCTCCATTGATCTGGGGTCAAATGAATCCAAGGTTTATTGGCATGCTCTCAAAATTGAATTATCTCAACCTTCATCATTGTGGTCTCTCAACATTGCCAGAATCGATTGGCGAGATGAAAGGTCTGATGCATCTTGACTTGTCTTCTTGTAAGAGCCTAAAAGAACTCCCATTGTCATTTAGGAAGCTCACAGAGTTGCTATATCTGGATTTGTCAAACTGTGATGGCCTTTTAGGGATACCCCAAGCTTTGGGTGGCCTTACCAAACTCCAATATTTGGACTTATCACAGTGCCAAAATCTCGGAGAGCTGCCAGAAGTCATCCGCATGCTCACTGAACTCCGCTATTTGAATCTATCATGGTGCATGCATCATATCTTTGACAGCTCATCAACTGATCATGCTGCAAGTTTCATTGACTGTATCTGCAAGCTTCCCAATATGGAGCAGCTGCACTTGTCTTGCCAATATCAATATAAATATCCTCTTAGCATACCAGAAAGTGCTACCTGCCTCAGTAAGTTGGCTCTCGATGGGTGCTACAGTGTTACTCGGATTCCAGAATGTGTGGCTAAAATGGATACTCGAAGCCTTTTTGGCTTGTTGCCGAACTTTCTGGTATATTCAGATAATACGGAATCTAACAGCAACCTTGCCTTGCTTGAGCATACAAATCCTGAACGGCTGAGTATCACTGTGCTTGAAAATGTGAAGTTCATAGAAGAGGCACACATTATAAATCTGAGGGAGAAAAGTAGCATTGTTGATCTGAGATTAGGGTGGACCGAAGATGGAGAGAGATACGTGGAAGACATGGAGTTGCTGAGGGAGCTAGTGCCGCCAACCACTTTGCAGGGGTTTGAGATATATGGTTATTGTAGTCTCCGTTTTCCAGACTGGCTAATGAGTATTATATGTTATCTCCCTAATCTTGCCCGCATTAGGTTGTCCGACTTGCCAAACTGCAAGAGTCTACCACCACTCGGCCAACTACCAAACCTCCGAGAGCTTATTCTGAGCGAGATGAAAAGCCTGGAAGAATGGAACACATCATCCTCGAGTGGTGAGGATAGTGTGAATGGGCTCATGTTCCCTAAGCTCGAGGAAGTGAATATAGGTGGTTGCCCCAAGTTGAGGGTAAAACCACACCTTCCTAGAGCTGCATCTTGGAGTATACACAGAAGTGATAATGTGTTCATATCTTGGGGAGAGAGCATATCCTACACTGGTGCTCCCTCATCTTCTTCTCCAGCATCTACTAAGCTGGAAGTTACAGGCAGCAATTTGCATCTGCATCAGTGGAGTTTGCTTCGCCACCTACCTGCCCACAGTGATTTGGATATCTATGGTTGCAGTGATTTGACAATCTCACCAGAGATCATCCAGGCCCTCCACTCCATCAAATCACTGAAACTAGATATGTCAAACAGTGAAGAACAGGTGGAATGGTTTGCAGACCTCACGTCTCTTCAGCATCTAACATTATGGGAGTACAAGAAGCTAGAGCAATTGCCTGCTAACATGAGGCAACTCACACAGCTCGAATCATTAAAAATGTACGGCTGCCAAAGCATGACATCACTGCCAGAATGGTTAGGAGAACTCACCTCTCTCAGGAAACTTGAAATTCTGTGGTGCTTTGCCATCAAGACATTGCCAGAGAGCATACAGCAACTCTCAAACCTCCAACAATTGAAAATTCTTGGCAACCCCGAATtgaggaagtggtgtgcagaagacGAGAACAAGGCAAAGCTTGCTCACATCAAAGAAATG CTTACTGAATCTGACAAAGACGAAGCCACTATGGCAGAGCCAGCAGAGCCGCAACACTGTGGATGCTTGGGATTCATGGGGTTTAAGGAGGATCAATGA
- the LOC119292284 gene encoding E3 ubiquitin-protein ligase RFWD3-like isoform X5 yields the protein MPSSPSRPPAAEEVSDDEMSDGEVPPRQSAASLVRGAANRAAPGSAGEEEEEIYDDDDDESSDYDNSYDDDDESDESGSYYEDGEEEEEEGARGDRASGRAEEEEAAPAGVGGGAEAEGSPRAAATCCICMDSWASYGAHRICCIPCGHVYGRSCLERWLRRGGNTSAKCPQCSERFKHRHIINLYSSSVHLWNDCCLKEVQATDPSLSQRMSTTMTGA from the exons ATGCCGTCCTCGCCGTCGCGGCCGCCGGCGGCGGAGGAGGTCTCCGACGATGAGATGTCCGACGGAGAGGTACCGCCTCGCCAGTCCGCGGCGTCCTTAGTCAGGGGAGCGGCGAACCGCGCCGCGCCGGGCTCggccggcgaagaggaagaggagatttacgacgacgacgacgacgagagcTCCGATTACGACAACTcctacgacgacgacgacgaatccgatGAGAGCGGCTCGTACtacgaagacggcgaggaggaggaggaggagggcgcccGCGGGGACAGGGCCTCCGggcgcgcggaggaggaggaggctgcgccggccggcgtgggcggcggcgcggaggcggaggGGAGTCCCCGGGCGGCGGCCACCTGCTGCATCTGCATGGATTCCTGGGCCTCCTACGGCGCTCACCGCATCTG CTGCATTCCCTGTGGACATGTCTACGGCAGATCCTGCTTGGAGAGGTGGCTGCGCCGCGGCGGCAACACGAGCGCCAAG TGCCCTCAGTGCAGTGAAAGGTTCAAGCACAGGCACATCATCAATCTCTACTCGTCGTCGGTGCATCTCTGGAACGATTGCTGCCTCAAAGAG GTCCAAGCTAccgacccgagcctgagccagcgcatGAGCACGACCATGACAGGTGCGTAG
- the LOC119292284 gene encoding uncharacterized protein LOC119292284 isoform X2 — protein sequence MPSSPSRPPAAEEVSDDEMSDGEVPPRQSAASLVRGAANRAAPGSAGEEEEEIYDDDDDESSDYDNSYDDDDESDESGSYYEDGEEEEEEGARGDRASGRAEEEEAAPAGVGGGAEAEGSPRAAATCCICMDSWASYGAHRICCIPCGHVYGRSCLERWLRRGGNTSAKCPQCSERFKHRHIINLYSSSVHLWNDCCLKEAGRGHGAEGSWSTAGSGCRGHSFYLLHTGPSYRPEPEPAHEHDHDRCVVTLPPSRAALCLHGVHTPGDYGVERKICSRRGPQHSHDDAHL from the exons ATGCCGTCCTCGCCGTCGCGGCCGCCGGCGGCGGAGGAGGTCTCCGACGATGAGATGTCCGACGGAGAGGTACCGCCTCGCCAGTCCGCGGCGTCCTTAGTCAGGGGAGCGGCGAACCGCGCCGCGCCGGGCTCggccggcgaagaggaagaggagatttacgacgacgacgacgacgagagcTCCGATTACGACAACTcctacgacgacgacgacgaatccgatGAGAGCGGCTCGTACtacgaagacggcgaggaggaggaggaggagggcgcccGCGGGGACAGGGCCTCCGggcgcgcggaggaggaggaggctgcgccggccggcgtgggcggcggcgcggaggcggaggGGAGTCCCCGGGCGGCGGCCACCTGCTGCATCTGCATGGATTCCTGGGCCTCCTACGGCGCTCACCGCATCTG CTGCATTCCCTGTGGACATGTCTACGGCAGATCCTGCTTGGAGAGGTGGCTGCGCCGCGGCGGCAACACGAGCGCCAAG TGCCCTCAGTGCAGTGAAAGGTTCAAGCACAGGCACATCATCAATCTCTACTCGTCGTCGGTGCATCTCTGGAACGATTGCTGCCTCAAAGAG GCTGGTCGTGGGCATGGGGCCGAAGGCTCATGGTCGACAGCCGGTTCTGGATGCCGTGGTCACTCCTTCTATCTCCTACACACAGGTCCAAGCTAccgacccgagcctgagccagcgcatGAGCACGACCATGACAGGTGCGTAGTCACACTCCCTCCTAGCCGAGCGGCACtat gcctacatggagtacacacgccaggagactATGGCGTGGAGCGCAAGATTTGCAGCCGTCGAGGACCACAACACTCGCATGATGACG CTCATTTGTGA
- the LOC119292284 gene encoding uncharacterized protein LOC119292284 isoform X1: MPSSPSRPPAAEEVSDDEMSDGEVPPRQSAASLVRGAANRAAPGSAGEEEEEIYDDDDDESSDYDNSYDDDDESDESGSYYEDGEEEEEEGARGDRASGRAEEEEAAPAGVGGGAEAEGSPRAAATCCICMDSWASYGAHRICCIPCGHVYGRSCLERWLRRGGNTSAKCPQCSERFKHRHIINLYSSSVHLWNDCCLKEAGRGHGAEGSWSTAGSGCRGHSFYLLHTGPSYRPEPEPAHEHDHDRCVVTLPPSRAALCLHGVHTPGDYGVERKICSRRGPQHSHDDACSSFVRAWRPARFL; encoded by the exons ATGCCGTCCTCGCCGTCGCGGCCGCCGGCGGCGGAGGAGGTCTCCGACGATGAGATGTCCGACGGAGAGGTACCGCCTCGCCAGTCCGCGGCGTCCTTAGTCAGGGGAGCGGCGAACCGCGCCGCGCCGGGCTCggccggcgaagaggaagaggagatttacgacgacgacgacgacgagagcTCCGATTACGACAACTcctacgacgacgacgacgaatccgatGAGAGCGGCTCGTACtacgaagacggcgaggaggaggaggaggagggcgcccGCGGGGACAGGGCCTCCGggcgcgcggaggaggaggaggctgcgccggccggcgtgggcggcggcgcggaggcggaggGGAGTCCCCGGGCGGCGGCCACCTGCTGCATCTGCATGGATTCCTGGGCCTCCTACGGCGCTCACCGCATCTG CTGCATTCCCTGTGGACATGTCTACGGCAGATCCTGCTTGGAGAGGTGGCTGCGCCGCGGCGGCAACACGAGCGCCAAG TGCCCTCAGTGCAGTGAAAGGTTCAAGCACAGGCACATCATCAATCTCTACTCGTCGTCGGTGCATCTCTGGAACGATTGCTGCCTCAAAGAG GCTGGTCGTGGGCATGGGGCCGAAGGCTCATGGTCGACAGCCGGTTCTGGATGCCGTGGTCACTCCTTCTATCTCCTACACACAGGTCCAAGCTAccgacccgagcctgagccagcgcatGAGCACGACCATGACAGGTGCGTAGTCACACTCCCTCCTAGCCGAGCGGCACtat gcctacatggagtacacacgccaggagactATGGCGTGGAGCGCAAGATTTGCAGCCGTCGAGGACCACAACACTCGCATGATGACG CATGTAGCTCATTTGTGAGAGCATGGCGGCCCGCACGGTTCCTCTAA
- the LOC119292285 gene encoding nucleolin-like, which produces MPPSPPQPPPPATEEVEVEVEDASDDEAAGGEAPPLAPAPAPAPPAGGGAEASRAASGSGEAAGGEGADEEDEDEDEDDEEDDSDDEEDEDSEDEGDEDEDEDEDEDSDEEGYDDDDEDEDEDSDEDDDDEEDEDDEDDDE; this is translated from the coding sequence atgcctccctcgccgccgcagccgccgccgccggccacggAGGAGGTCGAGGTCGAGGTGGAGGACGCCTCCGACGACGAGGCGGCGGGGGGAGAGGCGCCGCCGCTTGCCCCGGCCCCGGCCCCTGCCCCGCCGGCCGGCGGGGGCGCCGAGGCGAGCCGTGCCGCGTCGGGGTCCGGGGAGGCGGCGGGCGGAGAAGGggccgacgaggaggacgaggacgaggatgaggacgacgaagaaGACGACTCCGACGACGAAGAAGACGAGGATTCGGAGGATGAaggggacgaggacgaggacgaggacgaggacgaagacTCCGACGAGGAGGgctacgacgacgacgacgaagacgaagacgaggactCCGATGaggacgatgacgacgaggaggacgaggacgacgaagacgacgacgagtaG
- the LOC119292284 gene encoding E3 ubiquitin-protein ligase RFWD3-like isoform X4, which yields MPSSPSRPPAAEEVSDDEMSDGEVPPRQSAASLVRGAANRAAPGSAGEEEEEIYDDDDDESSDYDNSYDDDDESDESGSYYEDGEEEEEEGARGDRASGRAEEEEAAPAGVGGGAEAEGSPRAAATCCICMDSWASYGAHRICCIPCGHVYGRSCLERWLRRGGNTSAKCPQCSERFKHRHIINLYSSSVHLWNDCCLKEVQATDPSLSQRMSTTMTGLHGVHTPGDYGVERKICSRRGPQHSHDDACSSFVRAWRPARFL from the exons ATGCCGTCCTCGCCGTCGCGGCCGCCGGCGGCGGAGGAGGTCTCCGACGATGAGATGTCCGACGGAGAGGTACCGCCTCGCCAGTCCGCGGCGTCCTTAGTCAGGGGAGCGGCGAACCGCGCCGCGCCGGGCTCggccggcgaagaggaagaggagatttacgacgacgacgacgacgagagcTCCGATTACGACAACTcctacgacgacgacgacgaatccgatGAGAGCGGCTCGTACtacgaagacggcgaggaggaggaggaggagggcgcccGCGGGGACAGGGCCTCCGggcgcgcggaggaggaggaggctgcgccggccggcgtgggcggcggcgcggaggcggaggGGAGTCCCCGGGCGGCGGCCACCTGCTGCATCTGCATGGATTCCTGGGCCTCCTACGGCGCTCACCGCATCTG CTGCATTCCCTGTGGACATGTCTACGGCAGATCCTGCTTGGAGAGGTGGCTGCGCCGCGGCGGCAACACGAGCGCCAAG TGCCCTCAGTGCAGTGAAAGGTTCAAGCACAGGCACATCATCAATCTCTACTCGTCGTCGGTGCATCTCTGGAACGATTGCTGCCTCAAAGAG GTCCAAGCTAccgacccgagcctgagccagcgcatGAGCACGACCATGACAG gcctacatggagtacacacgccaggagactATGGCGTGGAGCGCAAGATTTGCAGCCGTCGAGGACCACAACACTCGCATGATGACG CATGTAGCTCATTTGTGAGAGCATGGCGGCCCGCACGGTTCCTCTAA